In a genomic window of uncultured Flavobacterium sp.:
- the kdpF gene encoding K(+)-transporting ATPase subunit F, whose product MTALFIVSIAVFGYLVYVLIKPEKF is encoded by the coding sequence ATGACTGCACTATTTATTGTTTCCATCGCCGTTTTCGGCTATTTGGTTTATGTATTAATCAAACCCGAAAAATTTTAA
- the kdpA gene encoding potassium-transporting ATPase subunit KdpA, whose translation MNTELLGVISIFIVSIVLAIPLGKYIAKVYLGDKTLFDPIFNPIEKFIFKISGINSTEEMNWKQHLKALLSINMIWFFLCFFVLLFQGSLFLNPDNNPSMSPDLAFNTAISFVVNCNLQHYSGESGVSYLSQMFLMFLQFVSAGVGMAAAAMIFTAMKERTTDKLGNFYNYFIKSCTRILLPLSVIVATILAFSGTPMDFDSKDSITTLQGDHVDVSRGPAAAFIAIKHLGTNGGGFFGANSAHPLENPTYFTNAVELWAQLIVPFAMIFALGFYLKKKKLSYVIFGVMTVGFLLLVIPTMMTEMNGNPAIEKMGIAQTTGAMEGKEVRFGPAVSGFWSIATTVISTGSVNSMHDSSMPVSGAMELLAMMVNAFYGGCGVGILNFYIFIILAVFISGLMVGRTPEFLGKKIEAREVKIAAFIAILHPLLILAGTALASYFAANDTAMGYWFSGNATGWLNNPGHHGFSEMLYEYTSSAANNGSGFEGLGDNNPFWNITTGIVLLLSRFIPIVGPLAIAGLLANKKYIPESAGTLKTDTSIFGIMVFAVIAIIAALSFFPALALGPLAEYFTLK comes from the coding sequence ATGAACACAGAATTATTAGGCGTCATCAGTATTTTTATCGTTTCGATAGTTTTAGCCATTCCGTTAGGAAAATATATCGCTAAAGTTTATTTAGGAGATAAAACACTTTTTGATCCGATTTTCAATCCAATTGAAAAATTTATTTTTAAAATCAGCGGTATTAATTCCACTGAAGAAATGAACTGGAAACAACACTTAAAAGCACTTTTAAGTATCAACATGATTTGGTTCTTTCTTTGTTTTTTTGTCTTATTATTTCAGGGATCGTTATTTTTAAATCCCGACAACAATCCATCAATGTCACCGGATTTGGCCTTTAACACCGCCATTTCGTTTGTAGTAAACTGTAACTTACAACATTATTCAGGTGAAAGTGGAGTTTCTTACCTATCACAAATGTTCTTAATGTTCTTGCAATTTGTTTCTGCTGGTGTCGGTATGGCTGCTGCAGCGATGATTTTTACTGCAATGAAAGAGAGAACTACAGATAAATTGGGGAATTTTTACAACTATTTCATCAAAAGTTGTACACGTATATTATTACCACTTTCAGTAATTGTTGCTACTATATTAGCGTTCAGCGGTACTCCGATGGATTTTGACAGTAAAGATTCTATCACAACTTTACAAGGTGATCACGTTGACGTTTCCCGCGGACCTGCAGCTGCTTTTATTGCCATTAAACATTTAGGTACAAATGGTGGTGGATTTTTTGGAGCCAACTCAGCGCATCCATTAGAGAATCCAACTTATTTTACAAATGCTGTTGAGCTTTGGGCACAATTAATTGTTCCGTTTGCAATGATCTTTGCTTTAGGTTTTTATCTAAAGAAAAAGAAATTATCATATGTAATTTTTGGAGTTATGACCGTTGGATTCTTACTACTGGTTATTCCAACAATGATGACGGAAATGAACGGAAATCCAGCTATCGAGAAAATGGGAATTGCTCAAACAACCGGAGCGATGGAAGGAAAAGAAGTTCGGTTTGGACCAGCGGTTTCAGGATTCTGGAGTATTGCTACAACCGTAATTTCTACAGGTTCTGTAAATAGTATGCACGATAGTTCAATGCCGGTTTCCGGAGCAATGGAATTACTTGCCATGATGGTCAATGCGTTTTATGGCGGTTGTGGTGTTGGTATTCTTAACTTCTACATTTTCATCATTCTGGCTGTATTTATTTCCGGATTAATGGTTGGTCGAACTCCTGAATTTTTAGGAAAGAAAATTGAAGCGCGGGAAGTTAAAATTGCAGCTTTTATCGCAATTCTTCACCCTTTATTAATATTAGCAGGAACAGCTTTGGCTTCTTATTTTGCTGCAAACGACACTGCAATGGGTTACTGGTTTAGCGGAAACGCAACAGGCTGGTTAAACAATCCTGGACATCACGGATTCTCTGAAATGTTATACGAATATACTTCGAGTGCTGCCAATAATGGTTCTGGTTTTGAAGGTTTGGGCGATAATAATCCGTTCTGGAATATCACTACAGGAATTGTGTTGTTATTAAGTCGTTTCATTCCTATCGTTGGTCCATTGGCAATTGCAGGATTATTGGCTAATAAAAAATACATTCCGGAAAGTGCAGGAACTTTAAAAACCGACACTTCTATTTTTGGAATAATGGTTTTTGCCGTAATCGCAATTATTGCCGCTTTATCATTCTTCCCAGCGTTGGCTTTAGGTCCATTGGCAGAATATTTTACTTTAAAATAA